In Zingiber officinale cultivar Zhangliang chromosome 6A, Zo_v1.1, whole genome shotgun sequence, a single genomic region encodes these proteins:
- the LOC121998198 gene encoding prefoldin subunit 1-like isoform X1: MADEANRMAFIEIQSRMIETTGKLKQVQNQMRTKEGERKRAYLTREELSQLSDDTNTYKSIGKAFILEPKSVLLNEQEQKYKDSETAINSLQVSKEYLEKQMAEIENNLRELLQQDPGLAHQIMSMSVM, translated from the exons ATGGCTGATGAAGCGAACCGGATG GCTTTTATTGAGATACAGAGCCGTATGATCGAGACAACCGGGAAGCTAAAGCAG GTGCAAAATCAGATGCGAACTAAAGAAGGTGAAAGGAAACGAGCTTACCTAACCAGGGAAGAACTTAGTCAGTTATCAGATGATACAAATACCTACAAATCCATTG GAAAAGC GTTTATTTTGGAACCAAAATCAGTTCTCTTGAATGAGCAAGAACAGAAATATAAAGACAGTGAGACTGCCATAAATTCTTTGCAG GTTTCCAAAGAGTACCTAGAGAAGCAAATGGCCGAGATCGAAAACAATCTGCGAGAGTTACTTCAGCAAGATCCAGGTCTTGCGCACCAGATCATGTCCATGTCTGTGATGTAA
- the LOC121998198 gene encoding prefoldin subunit 1-like isoform X2, producing MIETTGKLKQVQNQMRTKEGERKRAYLTREELSQLSDDTNTYKSIGKAFILEPKSVLLNEQEQKYKDSETAINSLQVSKEYLEKQMAEIENNLRELLQQDPGLAHQIMSMSVM from the exons ATGATCGAGACAACCGGGAAGCTAAAGCAG GTGCAAAATCAGATGCGAACTAAAGAAGGTGAAAGGAAACGAGCTTACCTAACCAGGGAAGAACTTAGTCAGTTATCAGATGATACAAATACCTACAAATCCATTG GAAAAGC GTTTATTTTGGAACCAAAATCAGTTCTCTTGAATGAGCAAGAACAGAAATATAAAGACAGTGAGACTGCCATAAATTCTTTGCAG GTTTCCAAAGAGTACCTAGAGAAGCAAATGGCCGAGATCGAAAACAATCTGCGAGAGTTACTTCAGCAAGATCCAGGTCTTGCGCACCAGATCATGTCCATGTCTGTGATGTAA
- the LOC121995364 gene encoding calcium-transporting ATPase 5, plasma membrane-type-like: MDPMRRDEEYGLGGSSEIVDADKIGAEDDAFAIPPKNAPTERLRRWRQAALVLNAARRFRYTLDLKKENEKEEVRSKIRTHTQVIRAAFLFKEAGETPPPPDATGGKPVLQEGDFPIAVEKLMEINREHDLTALKEFGGVKGLSNILKSSTERGIVGDETDLLNRRNIFGANTYPQKKGKSFLVFVWEACQDLTLIILMVASVLSLVLGIKTEGLSEGWYDGGSIAFAVILVILVTAISDYKQSLQFQHLNEEKRNIHLEVIRGGRRIEVSIYDIVVGDILPLKIGDQVPADGILVSGLSLAIDESSMTGEAKIVHKDQKAPFLMSGCKVSDGYGTMLVTAVGINTEWGLLMANISEDNGEETPLQVRLNGLATLIGTVGLSVAVAVLVVLVSRYFTGHTKNPDGTIQFLKGQTSASAAFDGAVKILTIAVTIVVVAVPEGLPLAVTLTLAYSMRKMMADKALVRRLSACETMGSATTICSDKTGTLTLNQMTVVEALVGGMNSQSLDNCDTLSKSLVSLLIEGIAQNTTGNVFEPEDGGIVEVTGSPTEKAILSWGIKLGMKFDLVRKSSSILHAVPFNSEKKRGGVAINLADSTVHVHWKGAAELILAACTRWIGIDGSIQMLNPEKACLILLIPSTNIWLTSLIIQVDEFKKSIEIMAAKSLRCVAFAYKMYDHDRVPEVDKRGDWKLPEDELVMLAIVGIKDPCRPGVREAVTLCTSAGVKVRMVTGDNIETAKAIAMECGILDPTSALSESSIIEGREFRVLSESARQAIADKICVMGRSSPNDKLLLVQALRKKGHVVAVTGDGTNDAPALHEADIGLSMGIQGTEVAKESSDIIILDDNFASVVKVVRWGRSVYANIQKFIQFQLTVNIAALIINVVAAVSTGDVPLNAVQLLWVNLIMDTLGALALATEPPTNELMKRSPVGRREPLVTNIMWRNIIVQALYQVGILLIFNFAGKNILHLLKDDPAHAEKVKTTFVFNTFVFCQIFNEFNARKPNEMNIFSGVTKNYLFMGIIGITLILQARKLSMNFR; the protein is encoded by the exons ATGGACCCAATGCGGCGTGACGAGGAGTATGGTCTCGGCGGATCGTCGGAGATCGTCGACGCGGACAAAATAGGCGCTGAGGACGATGCGTTCGCTATCCCCCCGAAGAATGCGCCGACGGAGCGTCTGCGTCGATGGAGG CAAGCAGCTCTTGTGTTAAATGCTGCACGTAGATTTAGATACACACTTGACTTGAAGAAGGAGAATGAGAAAGAGGAAGTGAGAAGTAAAATAAGAACCCACACACAAGTCATACGG GCAGCATTTCTCTTCAAAGAAGCAGGAGAAACACCACCACCACCAG ATGCTACTGGAGGAAAACCAGTACTTCAAGAAGGTGATTTTCCTATTGCCGTCGAAAAGCTTATGGAAATAAATAGGGAACATGATTTAACTGCACTAAAAGAATTTGGAGGG GTTAAGGGGCTGTCAAATATATTGAAATCCAGCACAGAGAGGGGTATCGTTGGAGATGAGACAGATTTATTAAATAGAAGAAACATATTTGGGGCAAATACATATCCACAAAAGAAAGGGAAGAGCTTTCTG GTTTTTGTGTGGGAGGCTTGCCAAGATTTAACACTAATCATACTAATGGTAGCTTCAGTTCTTTCTTTGGTATTGGGTATAAAAACAGAA GGCTTAAGTGAAGGATGGTATGATGGAGGAAGCATCGCCTTTGCTGTTATTCTGGTTATACTTGTTACAG CCATCAGTGATTATAAACAATCCCTCCAATTTCAACATCTGAATGAAGAAAAGAGAAACATTCACTTGGAG GTAATTAGAGGTGGTAGAAGGATAGAAGTTTCCATATATGACATAGTGGTTGGTGACATTCTCCCACTTAAGATCGGAGATCAG GTTCCAGCTGATGGGATATTAGTCTCTGGCCTTTCTCTTGCCATTGATGAATCTAGTATGACTGGAGAAGCCAAAATT GTTCATAAGGACCAAAAGGCACCATTTTTGATGTCTGGTTGCAAGGTTTCTGATGGTTATGGCACCATGTTG GTAACTGCTGTCGGAATTAATACTGAATGGGGTCTGTTAATGGCTAACATTTCCGAGGACAATGGGGAAGAAACACCTCTGCAG GTGCGATTGAATGGTCTTGCCACGTTGATTGGTACTGTGGGGTTgtctgttgctgttgctgttctTGTTGTCCTTGTGTCTAG ATACTTTACTGGCCATACCAAAAATCCTGATGGAACTATTCAGTTTCTGAAGGGACAGACTAGTGCAAGTGCTGCCTTCGATGGAGCCGTTAAAATCCTGACTATTGCG GTAACCATAGTAGTCGTTGCAGTTCCAGAAGGGTTACCATTAGCTGTGACATTAAC TCTTGCTTACTCAATGCGAAAGATGATGGCAGACAAGGCTTTG GTTAGAAGACTTTCAGCTTGTGAAACCATGGGATCAGCAACAACAATATGCAGTGATAAAACTGGTACTTTGACACTCAATCAG ATGACCGTTGTAGAGGCTTTGGTTGGAGGGATGAACTCCCAGTCTCTTGACAATTGTGATACATTGTCTAAATCGCTAGTTTCTTTACTGATCGAAGGCATTGCTCAGAATACTACTGGAAATGTGTTTGAGCCTGAA GATGGTGGAATTGTAGAGGTGACTGGCTCACCTACAGAAAAGGCAATCCTTTCCTGGGGAATCAAG CTGGGAATGAAGTTCGATCTTGTGAGGAAAAGTTCATCAATTCTTCATGCAGTTCCTTTCAACTCAGAGAAAAAGCGTGGTGGTGTCGCTATAAATCTG GCAGACTCAACAGTTCATGTGCACTGGAAAGGAGCTGCTGAATTGATCTTAGCTGCTTGTACAAGATGGATTGGCATTGATGGTTCTATTCAAATGCTGAATCCAGAGAAGGCATGTCTTATTCTTTTAATACCTTCAACTAATATCTGGCTAACATCTTTAATTATACAGGTGGATGAATTTAAAAAATCTATTGAAATCATGGCAGCAAAGAGCCTACGTTGTGTTGCGTTTGCATATAAAATGTATGATCACGATAGAGTTCCAGAAGTAGATAAGAGGGGTGATTGGAAGTTACCTGAGGACGAACTTGTTATGCTTGCTATAGTTGGAATAAAG GATCCTTGTCGTCCAGGCGTTAGAGAGGCTGTCACATTATGCACCTCTGCTGGTGTCAAG GTTCGCATGGTTACGGGCGACAATATAGAAACAGCCAAGGCTATAGCTATGGAGTGTGGAATACTTGATCCCACTTCAGCTCTTTCTGAGTCAAGCATCATTGAGGGAAGAGAATTTCGTGTCCTCTCCGAATCTGCAAGACAAGCTATTGCTGACAAAATATGT GTAATGGGTCGGTCCTCGCCAAACGACAAACTCCTGCTTGTTCAAGCCTTGCGGAAAAAGGGGCATGTTGTCGCCGTTACTGGAGACGGAACTAATGATGCTCCAGCATTACATGAG GCAGATATAGGTCTATCAATGGGAATTCAGGGGACAGAAGTTGCAAAAGAAAGCTCAGACATCATTATATTGGACGACAATTTTGCATCCGTTGTAAAG GTTGTCCGATGGGGCCGTTCTGTGTATGCCAACATTCAAAAATTCATTCAATTTCAACTTACAGTCAACATCGCAGCACTCATAATAAATGTGGTAGCTGCTGTTTCAACCGGAGATGTGCCGCTCAACGCTGTTCAG CTTCTCTGGGTCAACCTAATCATGGACACTCTTGGAGCACTAGCACTGGCAACAGAACCACCTACCAATGAACTAATGAAGAGATCTCCTGTTGGTCGAAG AGAACCTCTAGTTACTAATATCATGTGGCGAAATATAATCGTACAA GCTTTATATCAAGTGGGAATCCTACTAATTTTCAACTTCGCTGGTAAGAACATACTGCATTTGCTGAAGGACGATCCGGCACATGCAGAGAAAGTCAAGACTACCTTCGTGTTCAATACCTTCGTATTTTGCCAA ATATTCAATGAATTCAATGCCCGTAAACCAAATGAGATGAATATCTTTAGCGGTGTGACAAAGAACTACCTTTTCATGGGGATCATAGGGATTACTTTAATACTGCAGGCAAGGAAACTTTCGATGAATTTTCGATGA
- the LOC121998195 gene encoding uncharacterized protein LOC121998195 has translation MEAERKAMSNETCTPLDPLIHAKITYKMKNKVICCLEGARIGIQFETYFAGEPCETYHCVLESKSFLEKMSVIEHTVPFFLPIREAENDLLSSNAIKFVDYVGEILQSYVDRREQVRLIKELYGNQIGELFHSLSYNLIEFVLEDFDCKVTVSLRYADLISILPSRIRVLAWPVHPSKKTLADEKKGGAQSIPSRLPYAEDALRTMSLPEAYAEIVLNLPHVLQQTFPHLASS, from the exons ATGGAAGCAGAGAGAAAAGCAATGTCTAATGAAACATGTACACCATTGGATCCATTGATTCATGCCAAAATAACATACAAAATGAAGAATAAG GTAATCTGTTGTCTAGAAGGTGCAAGAATTGGAATACAATTTGAGACTTATTTTGCAG GAGAACCCTGTGAAACTTACCATTGTGTGCTTGAAAGCAAATCGTTTCTTGAAAAGATGTCTGTAATTGAGCACACGGTTCCTTTCTTCCTCCCAATACGTGAAGCGGAAAATGACCTTCTCTCTTCTAATGCCATT AAATTTGTAGATTATGTTGGAGAAATTTTGCAATCATACGTGGACAGGAGAGAACAG GTTCGTCTTATCAAGGAGCTTTATGGGAATCAGATAGGGGAACTATTTCATAGCCTTTCCTACAACTTGATTGAATTTGTATTGGAGGACTTCGATTG TAAGGTGACTGTTAGTCTTAGGTATGCAGATCTCATTTCTATACTACCTAGTCGTATACGGGTTTTGGCATGGCCTGTACACCCTTCGAAGAAGACCTTAGCAGATGAGAAAAAAGGAGGTGCACAATCTATTCCATCTCGTCTTCCTTATGCCGAAGATGCTCTCAGAACCATGAGCTTGCCTGAAG CTTATGCAGAGATTGTACTGAACCTTCCCCATGTGCTGCAACAAACATTCCCTCACCTTGCAAGTTCTTAA